A part of Streptomyces sp. DSM 40750 genomic DNA contains:
- a CDS encoding beta-galactosidase: protein MTARELKVPGIAYGGDYNPEQWPEEVWAEDVRLMREAGVTMVSVNIFAWALLEPKEGAYDFSRLDRILALLHENGIAADLATPTAAPPAWFFRAHPDALPVDRDGRTLSYGSRQTFCPSSPAYREAALRIARVLGERYADHPAVVMWHIHNEYGCHNAECYCDTSAAAFRVWLRQKYDDDLAALNHAWGTTFWSQWYYDWDEIIPPRPTGAVPNPTHQLDWRRFCSDALLSLCKAEREVLREAAPSTPATTNFMVMYNFDKLDYWRWAPELDIVSNDHYLQSTDPESQIDIALSGDLVRSLAGGRPWLLMEHSTGAVNWQPVNRAKTAGELRRNALAHVARGADGIAYFQWRAAKAGAEQWHSAMLPHAGTDSQIWRDVVRLGADLRSLAEVRGSAGVAEVAIVWDWSAWWAVELPSQPSGEVRFQDLVRAWYEPLWRSGVAVDFVRPDADLSPYKLVLAPSLYLVDDEGAANLTGFAEAGGTLAVGFHSGAVDENGHVRLGGYPGAFREALGVRTDELFPLLPGESVDLAGLDEGAAGEVWSERMALAGAEPIATYASGPLHGVPAVTRHTHGSGTAWYVATRPDPTTLASLLDRIRDEAGVKPVRETPEGVEAVLRRGPDADFLFLINHGDQVAEVEVSGAATELLTGGGVEGRAVRVAPGDVVVVREPRDG, encoded by the coding sequence ATGACCGCTCGCGAACTGAAGGTCCCCGGCATCGCCTACGGCGGTGACTACAACCCCGAGCAGTGGCCCGAGGAGGTCTGGGCCGAGGACGTACGCCTCATGCGTGAGGCCGGCGTCACCATGGTCAGCGTCAACATCTTCGCGTGGGCGCTCCTGGAGCCGAAGGAGGGCGCGTACGACTTCTCCCGCCTGGACCGGATCCTGGCCCTGCTCCATGAGAACGGCATCGCGGCCGACCTGGCGACGCCGACGGCGGCTCCGCCGGCCTGGTTCTTCCGGGCCCACCCGGACGCCCTGCCGGTCGACAGGGACGGCCGCACGCTCTCGTACGGCAGCCGCCAGACCTTCTGCCCGTCGAGTCCCGCCTACCGCGAGGCGGCCCTGCGGATCGCCCGCGTCCTGGGCGAGCGGTACGCGGACCACCCTGCCGTGGTCATGTGGCACATCCACAACGAGTACGGCTGCCACAACGCCGAGTGCTACTGCGACACGAGCGCGGCAGCGTTCCGCGTCTGGCTGAGGCAGAAATACGACGACGACCTGGCGGCGCTGAACCACGCCTGGGGCACGACGTTCTGGAGCCAGTGGTACTACGACTGGGACGAGATCATCCCGCCCCGCCCGACGGGCGCGGTCCCGAACCCGACCCACCAGCTGGACTGGCGCCGCTTCTGCAGCGACGCACTGCTGTCGCTGTGCAAGGCGGAGCGGGAGGTGCTGCGGGAGGCGGCCCCGTCGACCCCCGCCACCACCAACTTCATGGTGATGTACAACTTCGACAAGTTGGACTACTGGCGCTGGGCCCCCGAGCTGGACATCGTCTCCAACGACCACTACCTCCAGTCGACGGACCCGGAGTCGCAGATCGACATCGCCCTGAGCGGCGACCTGGTGCGGTCACTGGCGGGCGGCCGTCCGTGGCTGCTGATGGAGCACTCGACGGGCGCGGTGAACTGGCAGCCGGTCAACCGGGCCAAGACGGCGGGCGAACTGCGCCGGAACGCGTTGGCCCATGTGGCGCGCGGCGCGGACGGCATCGCGTACTTCCAGTGGCGGGCCGCCAAGGCGGGCGCCGAACAGTGGCACTCGGCGATGCTGCCGCACGCGGGCACGGACAGCCAGATCTGGCGTGACGTGGTCCGACTGGGCGCGGATCTGCGGTCGTTGGCCGAGGTGCGCGGCAGTGCGGGTGTCGCCGAGGTGGCGATCGTCTGGGACTGGAGCGCCTGGTGGGCGGTGGAACTCCCCTCGCAACCGAGCGGCGAGGTCCGCTTCCAGGACCTGGTCCGCGCCTGGTACGAGCCGTTGTGGCGGTCGGGCGTCGCCGTGGACTTCGTACGCCCGGACGCGGACCTCTCCCCGTACAAGCTGGTCCTGGCGCCGAGCCTGTACCTGGTGGACGACGAGGGCGCGGCGAACCTGACGGGCTTCGCGGAGGCCGGCGGCACGCTGGCCGTCGGCTTCCACAGCGGCGCGGTGGACGAGAACGGCCATGTCCGGCTGGGCGGTTACCCGGGCGCGTTCCGCGAGGCGCTGGGCGTGCGGACGGACGAGCTGTTCCCGCTGCTGCCGGGGGAGTCGGTGGACCTGGCCGGCCTGGACGAGGGCGCTGCGGGCGAGGTCTGGTCGGAGCGGATGGCCCTGGCGGGCGCCGAGCCGATCGCGACGTACGCCTCCGGCCCGCTGCACGGCGTCCCGGCGGTGACACGTCACACGCACGGCTCGGGTACGGCCTGGTACGTGGCCACGCGCCCGGACCCGACGACCCTGGCGTCCCTCCTGGACCGCATCCGGGACGAGGCGGGCGTGAAGCCGGTGCGTGAGACCCCCGAGGGTGTGGAGGCCGTACTGCGGCGGGGGCCGGACGCCGACTTCCTCTTCCTGATCAACCACGGTGACCAGGTGGCCGAGGTCGAGGTCTCGGGTGCCGCCACCGAGTTGCTGACGGGTGGGGGTGTCGAGGGCCGGGCGGTGCGGGTCGCTCCGGGCGATGTGGTGGTCGTACGGGAACCGCGCGACGGCTGA
- a CDS encoding NAD(P)H-binding protein encodes MRITVLGAAGATGRRVVEQLLAHGHTVHGTVRTAAQADGLRRKDVETAIVDLAAPTPSFVDAFRESEAVVNTAATRSMNKREAELIDHHGIVAAVDAAVTAGVKRWVQLSMWGTADPSRLPGYLRDTARAKLAADDRLGHSGLNWTVVRPPWLTDNAPTGLVTVGDEVEEGSLSRDDLAAVLVTALDNPATFHRAFEVTGGGRPISDALDSLTDR; translated from the coding sequence ATGAGGATCACCGTGCTCGGCGCAGCCGGAGCCACCGGCCGACGTGTCGTCGAACAGCTACTGGCCCACGGTCACACGGTGCACGGCACCGTTCGCACCGCCGCCCAGGCCGACGGGCTGCGACGCAAGGATGTCGAGACGGCGATCGTCGATCTCGCGGCCCCCACGCCGAGCTTCGTGGATGCCTTCCGTGAGTCGGAGGCGGTCGTCAACACGGCCGCCACGCGCAGCATGAACAAGCGAGAGGCCGAGCTGATCGACCACCACGGCATCGTCGCGGCCGTCGACGCGGCGGTGACCGCCGGCGTGAAGCGCTGGGTCCAGCTCTCGATGTGGGGAACAGCGGACCCCTCCCGCCTGCCCGGCTACCTCCGGGACACAGCCCGCGCCAAGCTCGCCGCTGACGACCGGCTCGGCCACTCGGGCCTCAACTGGACGGTCGTACGTCCCCCGTGGCTGACCGACAACGCCCCCACCGGCCTCGTCACGGTCGGGGACGAGGTCGAGGAGGGCTCCCTGAGTCGGGACGACCTGGCCGCGGTGCTCGTCACCGCTCTGGACAACCCCGCCACGTTCCACCGGGCCTTCGAGGTGACCGGCGGCGGCCGGCCGATCTCCGACGCCCTGGACTCCCTGACGGATCGATGA
- a CDS encoding ABC transporter substrate-binding protein, with translation MHLTPSGLSVPGPSRRTMLRGIGGAAALGAGIPLLSACGGSGGSAADSKTVTLGSNASDAVPKKAFAEIYAAFKKQSGITVDVNTKDHNTFQEQINSYLQGTPDDVFHWFAGYRMQFFAAKGLASPIDDVWDKIGGNFPDAMKGLSKGEDGKFYFVPLYTYPWALFYRKSVFQEKGYEVPTTWDQLIALCKQMEKDKLVPIAFGDKDAWPALGTFDQLNFRTNGYDFHVELMAGKASWTDAKVRKVFDLWAELLPYHQEGAVGRTWQDAAQTLASKKAGMYLLGTFVGQQFTNKADLDDLDFFAFPEIDPAYGQDTVEAPTDGFMMSKAPKNKAGAVKLMEFLGTPEAEQIYLKADPNVVAASTKADTSSYSPLQKKAYEMISGAKSLTQFMDRDSRPDFTSTVMQPALQKFIRDPKGVDSLLSSIERQKKTIFAS, from the coding sequence ATGCATCTCACACCTTCCGGTCTCTCCGTCCCCGGCCCGAGCCGTCGCACCATGCTGCGCGGCATAGGCGGGGCCGCGGCGCTCGGCGCTGGAATCCCCCTTCTCAGCGCCTGTGGTGGCAGCGGCGGCTCGGCCGCCGACTCCAAGACCGTCACCCTCGGCTCCAACGCGTCCGACGCGGTGCCGAAGAAGGCGTTCGCCGAGATCTACGCGGCCTTCAAGAAGCAGTCCGGGATCACGGTCGACGTGAACACCAAGGACCACAACACGTTCCAGGAGCAGATCAACTCGTATCTGCAGGGCACGCCGGACGACGTGTTCCACTGGTTCGCGGGCTACCGCATGCAGTTCTTCGCGGCGAAGGGCCTCGCCAGCCCGATCGACGACGTGTGGGACAAGATCGGGGGCAACTTCCCCGACGCGATGAAGGGCCTCAGCAAGGGCGAGGACGGCAAGTTCTACTTCGTGCCGCTGTACACGTACCCCTGGGCGCTCTTCTACCGCAAGAGCGTCTTCCAGGAGAAGGGCTACGAGGTTCCCACCACGTGGGACCAGCTGATCGCCCTCTGCAAGCAGATGGAGAAGGACAAGCTCGTCCCGATCGCCTTCGGCGACAAGGACGCCTGGCCGGCGCTCGGCACCTTCGACCAGCTCAACTTCCGTACCAACGGCTACGACTTCCACGTCGAGCTGATGGCGGGCAAGGCGTCCTGGACCGACGCCAAGGTGCGCAAGGTCTTCGACCTGTGGGCCGAGCTGCTGCCGTACCACCAGGAGGGCGCCGTCGGCCGTACCTGGCAGGACGCCGCGCAGACCCTGGCGTCGAAGAAGGCGGGCATGTACCTGCTGGGCACCTTCGTGGGCCAGCAGTTCACGAACAAGGCCGACCTGGACGACCTGGACTTCTTCGCCTTCCCGGAGATCGACCCGGCGTACGGCCAGGACACCGTCGAGGCCCCCACCGACGGCTTCATGATGAGCAAGGCCCCGAAGAACAAGGCGGGCGCGGTCAAGCTCATGGAGTTCCTCGGCACCCCCGAGGCCGAGCAGATCTACCTCAAGGCCGACCCGAACGTCGTCGCCGCCTCCACCAAGGCCGACACCTCCTCGTACAGCCCGCTGCAGAAGAAGGCGTACGAGATGATCTCGGGCGCCAAGAGCCTCACCCAGTTCATGGACCGCGACAGCCGCCCGGACTTCACCTCCACGGTGATGCAGCCGGCGCTGCAGAAGTTCATCCGCGACCCCAAGGGCGTCGACAGCCTGCTCTCGTCCATCGAGCGCCAGAAGAAGACGATCTTCGCGTCCTGA
- a CDS encoding carbohydrate ABC transporter permease has translation MTTIPTTSPEAATPPPGSGPAKTTKAAKVPQGHRRLLTRRDRLTLGLMAGLPTILHVALVWVTALASIALAFTTWDGIGFDAITWVGFDNFKELFTNNPQFWPAVQHNIIWFVALILIPTPLGLLLAVQLDKQIRFSRVYQTAFFLPVVMSLAVIGFVWQLIYNPDTGLINSLIGANEPGHYIDWIGDPDLNLWAILIAASWRHAGYMMILYLAGLKGVDPSLREASALDGANEWQTFKNVIFPTLRPTNTVVLVVTIIEALRAFDLVFVFNKGAEGTELLSILVTNNIIGESSRIGYGSAIAVVLLVISLAVIIPYLIATFRKERQA, from the coding sequence ATGACGACCATCCCCACCACGAGCCCGGAGGCGGCCACGCCGCCTCCGGGCTCCGGCCCTGCCAAGACCACCAAGGCCGCCAAGGTGCCTCAGGGGCACCGGCGGCTCCTCACCCGTCGGGACAGGCTCACGCTGGGCCTGATGGCGGGTCTGCCGACGATCCTGCACGTCGCCCTCGTCTGGGTGACGGCGCTGGCCTCGATCGCGCTGGCCTTCACCACCTGGGACGGCATCGGCTTCGACGCCATCACCTGGGTCGGGTTCGACAACTTCAAGGAACTGTTCACCAACAACCCGCAGTTCTGGCCCGCCGTCCAGCACAACATCATCTGGTTCGTGGCGCTCATCCTGATCCCCACACCGCTGGGCCTGCTCCTGGCCGTGCAGCTGGACAAGCAGATCCGCTTCTCCCGCGTCTACCAGACGGCCTTCTTCCTGCCCGTCGTGATGTCACTCGCGGTCATCGGCTTCGTCTGGCAGCTGATCTACAACCCCGACACCGGCCTCATCAACAGCCTGATCGGCGCCAACGAACCGGGCCACTACATCGACTGGATCGGCGACCCCGACCTCAACCTCTGGGCCATCCTCATCGCCGCCTCCTGGCGCCACGCCGGCTACATGATGATCCTCTACCTCGCCGGCCTCAAGGGCGTCGACCCCTCCCTGCGGGAAGCCTCCGCCCTCGACGGCGCCAACGAGTGGCAGACGTTCAAGAACGTCATCTTCCCCACCCTGCGCCCCACCAACACCGTCGTCCTGGTCGTCACCATCATCGAGGCCCTGCGCGCCTTCGACCTCGTCTTCGTCTTCAACAAGGGCGCCGAGGGCACCGAACTGCTCTCCATCCTCGTCACCAACAACATCATCGGAGAGTCCAGCCGTATCGGATACGGCTCCGCCATCGCCGTCGTCCTCCTGGTGATCTCCCTCGCCGTGATCATCCCCTACCTGATCGCGACCTTCCGGAAGGAGCGGCAAGCGTGA
- a CDS encoding ABC transporter ATP-binding protein translates to MNEPQTNASQTNESQTNEPQLTDTQPTEAHANELCVEGLTKSYAAGDPVLRGLRLTVPAGALAAVLGPSGCGKTTLLRIVAGFLRADAGTVRLGGRVLTGPGVHLPPERRRIGIVPQEGALFPHLNVARNVAFGLTGPARGERRHRTDEVLELVGLAGYGDRMPHELSGGQQQRVALARALAPRPQLVLLDEPFNALDSALRAEVRADVRAALRATGATAVLVTHDQQEALSTADLVAVVRDGRVAQCDTPQDLYRRPADPWVAGFVGDAVLLPATVNGDGTAHTALGAVPLAAPPDGLRTGTLLLRPEQLRLTGPAVEGGVRGTVTDVCFYGHDAMVTVAVDGHDTPVGIRVAGPLAVRPGDETGIRVLGEATLHPLE, encoded by the coding sequence ATGAACGAGCCGCAGACGAACGCGTCGCAGACGAACGAGTCGCAGACGAATGAGCCGCAGCTGACCGACACGCAGCCGACCGAAGCGCACGCCAACGAGCTGTGCGTCGAAGGGCTCACGAAGTCCTACGCGGCCGGGGACCCGGTCCTGCGCGGCCTCCGCCTCACCGTCCCCGCGGGCGCGCTGGCGGCCGTCCTCGGCCCCTCCGGGTGCGGCAAGACGACCCTGCTCCGGATCGTCGCCGGGTTCCTGCGGGCCGACGCGGGCACCGTCCGGCTCGGCGGCCGGGTCCTGACCGGTCCTGGGGTCCACCTGCCGCCCGAGCGGCGCCGGATCGGGATCGTGCCGCAGGAGGGCGCCCTCTTCCCGCACCTGAATGTGGCGCGGAACGTGGCCTTCGGGCTCACCGGCCCCGCCCGGGGCGAACGACGGCACCGTACCGACGAAGTACTGGAACTGGTCGGCCTCGCCGGATACGGCGACCGGATGCCGCACGAACTCTCCGGCGGCCAGCAGCAGCGCGTGGCCCTCGCCCGGGCCCTGGCCCCCCGCCCCCAACTCGTGCTGCTGGACGAGCCGTTCAACGCCCTCGACAGCGCGCTCAGGGCCGAGGTGCGGGCCGACGTACGGGCCGCGCTGCGGGCGACCGGGGCGACGGCGGTCCTCGTCACCCACGACCAGCAGGAGGCCCTCTCCACCGCCGACCTCGTCGCCGTCGTACGGGACGGCAGGGTCGCCCAGTGCGACACCCCGCAGGACCTCTACCGGCGCCCCGCCGACCCCTGGGTCGCGGGCTTCGTCGGCGACGCGGTACTGCTCCCCGCCACCGTGAACGGCGACGGCACGGCCCACACCGCGCTCGGCGCCGTCCCGCTCGCCGCCCCGCCGGACGGGCTCCGCACCGGCACCCTGCTGCTCCGCCCGGAACAGCTCCGGCTGACCGGCCCGGCGGTCGAGGGCGGCGTCCGGGGTACGGTCACCGATGTCTGCTTCTACGGCCACGACGCCATGGTCACGGTCGCCGTGGACGGGCACGACACCCCGGTCGGCATCCGCGTCGCGGGCCCGCTGGCGGTGCGGCCCGGCGACGAGACCGGCATCCGCGTCCTCGGAGAGGCGACGCTGCATCCCCTTGAATGA
- a CDS encoding carbohydrate ABC transporter permease produces the protein MSTLDTTTTTAASAPATQRTPVRPARILLHLFLAGAALAWLAPLLWALYAAMRPYGETSDKGYVSWPDKLSFENFTNAFTQSEMTHYFVNTLIIAVPAVLLTLFLSSMVAFYVSRFDFRINLFLLLVFTAGNLLPQQVIITPLYRLYLLIDIPGITMSGKLYDSALGLVLIHVAFQSGFCAFVLSNYMRSLPHELTEAALVDGASVWRLYWQIVLPLCKPAMAALATLLSIWIYNDFFWALVLISTGENMPITSALNNLSGQYFTDPNLVAAGALLTAIPTLIVYFALQRQFVSGLTLGANKG, from the coding sequence GTGAGCACCCTCGACACCACCACCACCACCGCCGCGAGCGCGCCGGCCACACAGCGCACCCCCGTCCGCCCCGCCCGGATCCTCCTGCACCTCTTCCTCGCCGGCGCCGCCCTGGCCTGGCTGGCCCCCCTGCTGTGGGCCCTGTACGCCGCCATGCGCCCCTACGGCGAAACCAGCGACAAGGGCTACGTCTCCTGGCCCGACAAGCTCAGCTTCGAGAACTTCACGAACGCGTTCACCCAGTCGGAGATGACGCACTACTTCGTGAACACCCTCATCATCGCCGTCCCCGCGGTACTGCTCACCCTGTTCCTGTCCTCGATGGTGGCGTTCTACGTCAGCCGCTTCGACTTCCGGATCAACCTCTTCCTCCTGCTGGTCTTCACCGCCGGCAACCTGCTCCCCCAGCAGGTCATCATCACCCCCCTGTACCGCCTGTACCTGCTCATCGACATCCCCGGCATCACCATGAGCGGCAAGCTGTACGACTCCGCCCTCGGCCTGGTCCTCATCCACGTGGCCTTCCAGTCCGGCTTCTGCGCCTTCGTCCTCAGCAACTACATGCGCTCCCTGCCCCACGAACTGACCGAGGCCGCCCTCGTCGACGGCGCCTCCGTCTGGCGCCTGTACTGGCAGATCGTGCTGCCCCTGTGCAAGCCCGCCATGGCCGCCCTGGCCACCCTGCTCTCCATCTGGATCTACAACGACTTCTTCTGGGCCCTCGTCCTGATCTCCACCGGCGAGAACATGCCCATCACCTCCGCCCTGAACAACCTCTCCGGCCAGTACTTCACCGACCCCAACCTCGTCGCCGCCGGCGCCCTCCTCACCGCCATCCCCACCCTGATCGTCTACTTCGCACTCCAGCGACAGTTCGTCAGCGGCCTCACCCTGGGCGCCAACAAGGGCTGA
- a CDS encoding aldo/keto reductase: MDHRLLAGLEVSALGLGCMGMSDFYGVPDDTESVATIHQALDGGVTLLDTADMYGPFTNERLVGKAVAGRREEVVLATKFGIERAPDGTVKGTNGRPDYVRSACEASLRRLGVDHIDLYYQHRVDPTVPVEETWGAMSELVAAGKVRHLGISEAAPHTLRRAHAVHPVSAGQYEYSLFTRDVAENLLPTLRELGIGLVAYCPISRGMLSGGVTGTDTLAPGDARRAAPRFQHEALDTNLALVARLQKVAAELDVTPAQLSLVWLLAQGPDIVPIPGTKRRTHLDENLRAVTLRLTADQLATVEECIPPAAVAGARYDEARMATVNL; this comes from the coding sequence ATGGACCACCGTCTGCTCGCGGGCCTGGAGGTCTCCGCCCTCGGCCTCGGCTGCATGGGAATGAGCGACTTCTACGGCGTGCCCGACGACACCGAGTCCGTCGCGACGATCCATCAGGCGTTGGACGGCGGTGTCACGCTGCTGGACACCGCGGACATGTACGGCCCCTTCACCAATGAGCGCCTCGTCGGCAAGGCCGTCGCCGGCCGCCGTGAGGAGGTCGTCCTGGCCACGAAGTTCGGCATCGAACGCGCCCCGGACGGCACGGTCAAGGGCACCAACGGTCGCCCCGATTACGTACGTTCGGCCTGCGAGGCGTCCCTCCGGCGCCTGGGCGTCGACCACATCGACCTGTACTACCAGCATCGCGTCGACCCCACGGTTCCCGTCGAGGAGACCTGGGGTGCCATGTCCGAACTGGTCGCTGCCGGAAAGGTCCGGCACCTGGGTATCTCCGAGGCCGCGCCGCACACCCTGCGCAGAGCGCACGCCGTGCATCCCGTCTCGGCGGGGCAGTACGAGTACTCCCTGTTCACCCGCGACGTCGCGGAGAACCTGCTGCCCACCCTGCGCGAACTCGGTATCGGACTCGTGGCCTACTGCCCCATCAGCCGGGGCATGCTGTCCGGCGGCGTCACCGGCACGGACACACTCGCCCCCGGCGACGCGCGCCGCGCAGCGCCCCGCTTCCAGCACGAGGCCCTCGACACCAACCTCGCCCTCGTCGCGAGGCTCCAGAAGGTGGCCGCCGAACTCGACGTGACCCCGGCGCAGCTCTCCCTGGTTTGGCTGCTGGCCCAGGGCCCCGACATCGTCCCGATCCCGGGCACCAAGCGCCGCACGCACCTGGACGAGAACCTGCGAGCGGTGACCCTGCGCCTGACCGCGGACCAGCTCGCCACCGTCGAGGAGTGCATACCCCCGGCGGCTGTCGCCGGCGCCCGCTACGACGAGGCCCGTATGGCGACGGTCAACCTCTGA
- a CDS encoding glycoside hydrolase family 36 protein: MHHPFTHVVSVPVDISTARVHEEGWQSWSPSGAYALDATPYRPTNDNWATVCYRPGVAVPAGTFQGEGLLALDPGDGTPVRLWAAPDPVREVPSIRLVVRDGVAEVSSDGPVKEWTGTDIQSVLGDWAAGLGLAAPRPAPTVWCSWYEYFTSVTEDDIHENLRAMDTLDLPIDVVQIDDGYQRALGDWLTLSGRFRSRAGIADAIRARGRRAGIWTAPFLVDPSSTLAAEHPEWLVKDSDGEPLHAGRNWDHDLHVLDTTHPEAAAYLTEVFTTLRAEGYDYFKVDFLYAGALEGVRHTPVDALTAYRQGIELIRDAIGPDAYLLGCGAPVLPSIGLFDAMRVSPDTAPHRRPEADDYSQPGQDPAEFTGAGRQWQHGRLWANDPDCLMARPAVETRERWAAHVESTGGLMASSDRLLSLDTWGVDTTRRLLTGVAR, from the coding sequence GTGCACCACCCCTTCACCCACGTGGTCTCCGTGCCCGTGGACATCAGTACGGCGCGGGTCCACGAGGAGGGCTGGCAGTCCTGGAGCCCCAGTGGCGCCTACGCCCTCGACGCGACCCCGTACCGCCCGACGAACGACAACTGGGCGACGGTCTGCTACCGCCCGGGTGTCGCCGTGCCCGCCGGTACCTTCCAGGGGGAGGGCCTGCTGGCCCTCGACCCGGGCGACGGCACACCGGTCCGCCTCTGGGCCGCACCCGACCCCGTACGTGAGGTCCCGTCCATCCGCCTGGTGGTACGGGACGGGGTCGCCGAGGTGAGTTCCGACGGCCCGGTGAAGGAGTGGACCGGCACGGACATCCAGTCGGTCCTGGGCGACTGGGCCGCCGGCCTCGGCCTGGCGGCCCCCCGCCCGGCCCCGACGGTCTGGTGTTCCTGGTACGAGTACTTCACCTCCGTCACCGAGGACGACATCCACGAGAACCTCCGTGCGATGGACACCCTCGACCTCCCCATCGACGTCGTCCAGATCGACGACGGCTACCAGCGCGCCCTCGGCGACTGGCTCACGCTCTCCGGCCGCTTCCGCTCCCGCGCGGGCATCGCCGACGCGATCAGGGCGAGGGGCCGCCGCGCCGGCATCTGGACGGCCCCCTTCCTCGTCGACCCGTCCAGCACGCTGGCCGCCGAGCACCCGGAATGGCTGGTCAAGGACTCCGACGGCGAGCCCCTGCACGCGGGCCGCAACTGGGACCACGACCTCCACGTCCTGGACACCACGCACCCCGAGGCGGCGGCGTACCTGACCGAGGTCTTCACGACCCTGCGCGCCGAGGGCTACGACTACTTCAAGGTCGACTTCCTGTACGCGGGCGCGCTGGAGGGCGTACGGCACACGCCGGTGGACGCCCTGACGGCGTACCGCCAGGGGATCGAGCTGATCCGCGACGCGATAGGCCCCGACGCCTACCTCCTGGGCTGCGGCGCGCCCGTCCTCCCCTCCATCGGCCTGTTCGACGCCATGCGGGTCAGCCCCGACACGGCCCCGCACCGCCGCCCCGAGGCGGACGACTACAGCCAGCCCGGCCAGGACCCCGCCGAGTTCACGGGCGCCGGCCGCCAGTGGCAGCACGGCCGCCTCTGGGCGAACGACCCCGACTGCCTGATGGCCCGCCCCGCCGTGGAGACACGGGAGCGCTGGGCGGCCCACGTCGAGTCGACGGGCGGCCTGATGGCGTCCAGCGACCGCCTGCTGTCGCTGGACACCTGGGGCGTGGACACAACCCGCCGCCTTCTGACAGGAGTTGCCCGATGA